A window of Panicum virgatum strain AP13 chromosome 8K, P.virgatum_v5, whole genome shotgun sequence contains these coding sequences:
- the LOC120644435 gene encoding uncharacterized protein LOC120644435, translating to MAMAGVLHLWNEWEIQILVLVSFALQVFLLSFAWMRRRNISRALRIVIWLMYLLAEYTATYTLGHMSIGCKAGEHQQLMAFWAPFLLVHLGGQDTITAYTMEDSQLWLRHLLTFAVQALGAGYVLYKNIGGRRPLLAPAVVMYLVGVLKNAERVWALSFSRLEMIRRYLDSVSIKKKDGDYPGADCLQPQDDESVLQGAHDLLNICMGQFVDDKIWPSEFQRNAMEYFHGNEKTIKTFELIEMQLSLMYDIFYTKAAVIHTWYGRCFRAISLLGTAMAFFLFQFSAAGKGSYNRVDVAVTYMLVTGALILETASVVRAMGSTWTCATLRVRKWDWLHKLHVSLRRYVRIAQARRCFSLTPNQPSHQPDSQPAVFSSHARSAQPPATSQPNKVITSLRTKIVAFCANSSSMIVTGAKELVMEEMELVMLEIRRMVTECQGKEEMMWSYRGQCALEGRLDERLKDLTWSTSTEFDQSILAWHFATDKFLRLLKSKNVGGALVEATKTVSNYMLPSPVRPTLHLKARQQLQAEDTAGVLAPGYKLSKELEMLAEQNLELLPVVFGVWVEMLCYAAHHCSRESHARQLSSGGELITVVWLLTTAEFDRVYYKETNFKERKHGSVWNFLNFVDSTDFIKSVARLLIGLIKSVAILLIGLLCLPIYFCVFFSHYFCCNY from the coding sequence ATGGCCATGGCCGGAGTGTTGCACCTCTGGAACGAATGGGAGATCCAAATTCTGGTCCTTGTCAGTTTCGCGCTGCAGGTGTTCCTGCTCAGCTTCGCGTGGATGCGTCGGCGCAACATCTCCCGCGCTCTGAGGATCGTCATTTGGCTCATGTACCTGCTGGCTGAGTACACCGCGACATACACCCTCGGCCACATGTCCATCGGCTGCAAAGCAGGCGAGCACCAGCAGCTCATGGCGTTCTGGGCGCCGTTTCTCCTCGTGCATCTGGGTGGGCAGGACACCATCACCGCCTACACCATGGAGGACAGCCAGCTCTGGCTACGCCACCTGCTCACCTTTGCGGTGCAGGCGCTCGGAGCAGGCTATGTCCTCTACAAGAACATCGGCGGCCGCAGGCCACTGCTCGCGCCTGCGGTCGTGATGTATCTCGTGGGCGTGCTGAAGAATGCGGAGAGAGTGTGGGCACTCAGTTTCTCCAGGCTGGAGATGATAAGAAGGTACCTTGACAGTGTTTCTATTAAGAAAAAAGACGGGGATTACCCTGGGGCTGACTGTTTGCAGCCCCAGGACGATGAATCGGTTCTGCAGGGTGCTCATGACCTGCTCAACATCTGCATGGGTCAGTTTGTTGATGACAAGATCTGGCCGTCCGAGTTTCAGAGGAACGCAATGGAGTATTTTCATGGGAACGAGAAGACAATCAAGACATTCGAGTTGATTGAGATGCAGCTCTCCTTGATGTATGACATCTTTTACACCAAGGCAGCGGTGATCCACACGTGGTACGGACGTTGCTTCCGTGCCATTTCATTGCTTGGAACTGCCATGGCATTCTTTCTGTTCCAATTCAGTGCTGCTGGCAAAGGCAGCTACAACAGAGTTGATGTTGCTGTCACCTACATGTTGGTGACTGGGGCTCTAATTCTCGAGACAGCATCGGTGGTGAGGGCAATGGGGTCAACATGGACGTGCGCCACGCTAAGAGTGAGGAAGTGGGACTGGCTGCACAAGCTACATGTATCTCTTCGCCGCTATGTCAGGATagcacaagcaagaagatgtttttctctcacgccaaatcaacccagccaccagccagacagccagccagcagtgtttTCCTCTCATGCCAGATcagcccagccaccagccaccagccagccgaacaaggtgATAACAAGTCTAAGAACCAAAATTGTTGCCTTCTGTGCAAATAGCAGTAGCATGATTGTGACAGGTGCAAAGGAGTTGGTGATGGAAGAGATGGAGTTGGTGATGTTAGAGATACGGAGAATGGTGACAGAATGTCAAGGCAAGGAGGAGATGATGTGGAGTTACCGTGGTCAGTGCGCGCTGGAGGGGCGACTTGATGAACGCTTGAAGGATCTCACCTGGAGCACCAGCACCGAGTTTGATCAAAGCATCCTTGCCTGGCATTTCGCCACCGACAAGTTCCTGAGGCTGTTAAAATCTAAAAATGTAGGGGGGGCCCTTGTGGAAGCAACCAAGACAGTCTCCAACTATATGTTGCCATCCCCTGTTCGACCCACACTGCATCTCAAAGCCAGGCAACAGTTGCAGGCAGAGGATACTGCGGGAGTCCTTGCTCCTGGATATAAACTAAGCAAGGAGTTGGAGATGCTAGCAGAGCAAAATCTAGAGTTACTGCCGGTGGTTTTTGGGGTGTGGGTGGAGATGTTATGCTACGCAGCGCACCACTGCAGCAGGGAGTCCCATGCCAGGCAGCTCAGCAGTGGCGGAGAGTTGATAACAGTCGTCTGGCTTCTGACCACGGCCGAGTTCGATCGCGTCTACTACAAGGAAACAAACTTCAAGGAGCGAAAGCATGGTTCTGTCTGGAATTTCCTGAATTTCGTGGATTCCACGGATTTCATCAAATCCGTTGCAAGATTACTCATTGGGCTCATCAAATCCGTTGCAATATTACTCATTGGGCTCCTATGCTTACCAATTTATTTCTGTGTTTTTTTTTCGCATTATTTTTGCTGTAACTACTAA